The region AGAGGGGAATAAGCTAGAGCCAGTGCTTTTTCGCGGGAAAGAAACAAAGGCTTATTGATGCTAAAATAGGTGCAACAAAGCTAGAGATTGTCCAGAGGTTGACTGCGAGTTCGAAATGTTCTCCTAGCGGGGCAGGTTGTATTATTCGGGGTTCGGCTTGGCTTGGGTGTTGATTTGGTTTTGGTAGAGGCGCTCGAGGTCTTGCGGGCGGACGACGGGGGTGGTGAGTTGGCGAAAGAGGGTGTCGGCGATGCCAAAGCTATGTTGCTCGGTGAGCTTTTTGCCATACTCGTCGTAGAGCATCTCCTCAAAGAGATCTTTACTCTGCCCTAGCGAGGCGGAGTCGCTTTGGGGGCGTTGGATGCTCTTGCGCATCTGGTCGGTGAGCATTTTGACAAAGATCTGCTCGATGCCACGGGTGGTTTCTTTAAGCTTATCGATTTCGGCTTGCGACATCGTGGTTAAATCGTACTCGGCTTGCGAGAGATCGGTGAGTTTTTGCAGATTTTTGGTGTATTGCTCCTCACTTTTACTCTGCTCCTCGCCTAGTGCGTTACGGGAAAAGGACTCTATCTTCATATCGATTTTATCGGATAAAAGCAAAAAAACCTTTATAGGTAATCAATCAATTATAAAATAAGCAAAAAA is a window of Entomospira culicis DNA encoding:
- a CDS encoding rod-binding protein — protein: MKIESFSRNALGEEQSKSEEQYTKNLQKLTDLSQAEYDLTTMSQAEIDKLKETTRGIEQIFVKMLTDQMRKSIQRPQSDSASLGQSKDLFEEMLYDEYGKKLTEQHSFGIADTLFRQLTTPVVRPQDLERLYQNQINTQAKPNPE